The Alnus glutinosa chromosome 8, dhAlnGlut1.1, whole genome shotgun sequence DNA segment TATTAGTATGATCTCCCAAATTAGTTCTCCTTGTTTGCCAAATTATGGCGAAGCCTTAGCTGTGTGTCTAGCTATTTCTTTTGCTACTTCTCTTAATCTTGAGAAAGTTATCATTGAGGGTAACACTCAAGTGGTTATTCTATCTTTGCAACATCCCAAGAATCCTCCAGATTGGCGCATCTCATTTGTTATTTACGATATCATTGACTCTCTTCCAATCTCCATCTCCTAGAGTGTTAGAAGAGTCAATAGAAATGCAAACCTTTGTGTCCACTCAGTGGCACATTGGGTCACAACCAAATCTTTTTCTGGCCGCATTCCCACTACTCCTCCCCCTCCCTCAGTTTCTATTGTAAGTGGGAAAGACCCACCTCCTATTACATTATTAATGTAAGTTGCTTTATGGTTTATTTCTGCATTAAGCCTATTAGCTGTTTGTTTCTTGTTCaatgtactttaaaaaaaaaaaaattacaatcccACAATTGCTTTCATTTGTGTCCCGATAccaaaaatagtgatttttttacCTTCAACACTTTGAGACTAACGTAGAATACCCATTGGCTGCTAACTATAGATGATAACTACAATCATTAACTGTACTAGttataaacaaatcaatgactataaaaaaatatctttagtggagtcttaaaaatataatattatttcaaaagcaCGTACAAACTTGAAAGAGCTATAAACAAACTTGATGTTCTCATATTAGCTTCCATCAATATCTTGtagaaaattcaatttgatCTTGTTGAGTGTGATTAAAATCCTTTTTGCATTAATCCTCTGCTCATGTAACTCATCACAACACTGCAACGCCAATCTCATTATGGATGACATACAATTCTCCATAGAAGCATAATCTTTTTCAGTTCTCAACAAATAGGCATCAACAACGTTAGTTACTGAAAAGGGTAAAGATTCCTCTACCCAACGCTTCAAGCTCATTTCTCCACCAAACATGTCATCAGTAGGTTTCTTTCTTGTGAAAGTTTCCATAAGCAAAATACCATAACTATACACATCGCCACTTGTTGAAACAATTCCTTCCAATCCATACTCTACGTGTAACATAACAATTAATCATGAGAACATAATTATATATTCCAAAGATATAAAGTGTTAAAATCAATATTCTACCAAAAAACTATAGTTATTTGTGTATAAATGAGTATAATGATAAACATGCAAGTTTTAGTTGTAGGCTAAAAATATCACCTGGTGCCATATACCCAATAGTAGCAAGAGTCATGGTTTGCATCATAGAATCTTTGTCACCTAACAGTTTGACAATTCCaaaatcagcaacatgtgaGACCATATCTTCATCTAATAAGATATTGCTAGGCTTCAGATCACAATGAACAATAGGTGTTGAATAACCATAATGAAGGTATTCTAGTGCTGATGCGACATCAATCATTATATTTAGTCTTTGTAAGATACTCAAACAACAGTCTTGAGAATACAACCACTTTTGTAGGCTCCCATTAGGCATGTATTCCAATACAAAAGCTTTGAAGTCATTGTTACTACACGTGCTGATGATTTTAATAAGATTCCGATGACGAATGTTGCGTAGTACCCCACACTCagtttcaaaacttttgaatGCCCCTTCTACTACCAAGTTGAAAACTTTTATTGCAACAATCATACCATCTGAAAGGGTCCCTTGGTATACTAATCCAAAGCTCCCTTTACCAAGTAAGTTGCTTGCATTGAACCCTTTTGTTGCTTGAAAAAGTTCTTGTTGGGAAATTCTTTTCCATGTCGCTAGTTGTGGTGAGTTTGTCTCCACCAGAAGTTTTGCATTCCTTTTTTGGCGTCTTGTCCATTCTAATACAAAAGCAACTACAAGCATTGTTAACCCAATTGTTGGTAATACATACTTTAGTATAGATGCTACTGCGGTATTTTTGGGTCGAGAAGCACCTTCTTTACATGGGGGAACTTGCAATCGAGGAGCACCACAAAGTCCATCATTTGACATAAATGATGCAGCAAAGAAGTATACAAATGGTCCTCCTACAGGAATTTTTCCTTCCAGTCTATTTGAAGAGACATTTAGATACTTGAGTTGTGAAAGTCCTTCTAAGGACTTAGGAATCTCTCCAGATAAATTGTTAATGGaaagatccaagaattccaaacTTATCAATTTACTAAAAGATTCAGGAATTGAGCCTTCTAATCTATTGTCCGCCAATGAAAGATTAACTAAATCGTTGAGGTCACCAATTGTTGTTGGGATATCACCAGATAGTTGATTTCTTGATAACTGCAATTCCATCAACACCTTCAAATTTCTAATCTCTAATGAGAGAGAGCcatttagagaatttgatgaCAAGTCGACCTTTAAGATATAAGAGAGGCTCCACAAACTCAAGGGAATCTCAGATGTTAATTCGTTGAAGTGTAAATAAAGATATCTTAGAAAAGTTAGATTATTTACACATGTAGGAATAGGTCCAGAAAGCTCATTATGACctaaattcaactcaaacaagctCTCTAAATGACAAAGATCAAATGGGATGAGACCTTCTAGTCTATTATTATCAACTCTCAATCCTTGAAGCTTGTGCAATTTTCCCACAGTAGTTGGAATAGGTCCAGTCAATTCATTAAACTGTAGAGACAGAGTCATCAAGTTGCTTAAATTGCCTATATCTCTTGGAATGTTGCCCTTaatattgcaatgatctatGTAAAGTTCTTCAAGAGAAGTTGGGAGATTTCCAATGGAATCAGAAAGGATGTTATTCAGTAGATTACCTGACAACTGTAACTGTTTTAGATATGTCAAATTtgacaaagaagagaaaaagttgaaCTCTGGAGTAGAAGATTCAATGGTCAAATTATTGTTTGCTACGCCAAGCCCTGTAAGGAACCTTAAATTACCAAGTGCTTTAGGAATTAAGCCTGAAAATGAGTTGTCACTCAAATCTAACAGAGTGAGTTGTGAAGCATTAGAGATAGAGCTAGGAATTGCTCCACTTAGTTGATTTTCCCAAAGAATAAGTTGCTGGAGATTTGGAAGGAAGAGGCCTACATTTGATGGAAGATGGCCTGAGAAGTTATTGCAAACCATTGAAATTACTTGTACTGTTGAGATGTTAAATATCTCAAATGGAATTGGACCAATAAAGTTGTTGAAACTGACATCAAAGAGCTTAATGCTTTGTAGATTTCCAATTTCACTTGGTATTGCACCTGTCACAATATGAACAACCATGCgttactattcaaaaaaaaaatgctctaaaTGAATCGTGCATACAAGTGAACAAGTgtaataaactaacaaaaacttcaaattaagagctaattaataaatagcaataaatacaaaatcagtccaTGTGGTTGGTTTAAACTATAAATCGTTCAttgcggtataaaaaataattcagaggtccTCGGGGTAGGCTAAAATAACAATTCAGTCTTTGTAGTCAAATTTCGTTGAAACACTTGACGGATTTCGTTAGTGTACTACGTTAGCACCAAcagaatgatgacatgtgtcactcttaattaaaaaaaatgtaaaatatataaatatataaaaccttaaaattaaaaacttatttaaaaaataaataaaagaaaaaaaaaaaaaaaaaaaggttgggggatgggggtggctcgaagcCTACCCTAGAGCAAGCTAGGCGTGGCTCACAAGCCACACCTAGCTCATGGGCCTAGCCGAGCATCCACCTCATAGGCCAGGGTGGCTCAACGGCCACCCCCTGCTCTGGGGTGGCCTGTGCATGGCAACTAGTAATATATTGTGTATTCAATGAGCCataatgtatattttatttctctGGTTTTTCATACGTGTGAATCCTTAAGTACATATACAGACTTAAGATCACAATTTCTCTTAAACtaatcaaatatcaaatacaGTATGATGAGAGTGACTTACAACTTTTTTTGGCGACGTATATAATTTTTGCAACTCATATTGATCATGCAAATATTTCTACCTTCATGGCTTCATATCATATCAGGAtactttatgaaaaaaaaaaattaaaacacataaaaaaacatagccgtctttttgttgatttttattttctttgttgacTTTTATTTCCACATCTTTATTGGAATCATCTTGATTTTGCTACACTGCTTCGTACGTGTTTACAAGCAGACACATTAAGAAAAGCTCGACCGACATACCAGATCGATCACCAATCTGTCACTCGGAAGTTAGGAAGAGGGTCATTAAGAACCTAGTAGCAATAACCAATAGATTGCAATTCAcaagaattttctttctttcttttttccccaaAGTTCCTTAAATCCGTTTGTTTCCTTATAAGTTGtggacaaattattttgtacttttaaTTGAAGGGAACCCTAATTTGAGGCAAGAAAAAGTCAATGATGTCATCcataaaatcaatcaaaacataCCTCCAAAGTTGTTGTGAGAAAGGCCTAACGCTATGAGCATGGTTAAGTTTTTAATTCCTTGAGGTACTCTTCCCGTAAATTTATTATTCCACAAAGATAAAATTTGCAGTTGTTTGCACTTGAACAAAGTGGGTGGAATAGTACCTACAAAACAGTAACCATTTGGAAACAAATACTCAAACTTGCAAGTgactaaaaactaaaagaatacTAATCATACCTCCAAAGACGTTGTTGTAAAGGTATAAATCTCTGAGCATGGTTAAGTCCCCAATTTCCAAAGGTACACTTCCACTTAAATTATTATTCGCTAATGATAAATATTGCAGTTGTTTGCACTTGAACAAAGTGTGTGGAATAGTACCATAAAGCTTATTAGCTTCTAGGTGAATGACTTGCAATGATGAAATGTTGGAAATAATGGACGGCATCAGACCAGAAAGCATGTTGTCATAGAGATAAATATGTTTCAAGCTGTATATGTTGAAGATTGAGGATGGAATGGAGCCCGAAAGTTGGTTATGACTAAGATCAATTATTTTCAACCGGTAGAGATGAGACAACTCGTTTGGAATAGAGCCATGAAAACTGTTGTTTTCAATGTTTAGACtagaaagaaatgaaaggttTCCCAAATGTGGAGGAATGGTGCCTACAAGATCCATGTAAGAAAGGTTTAATGCGATGACTCGATGATGGTTGGAACCACAAGTGATACCGACCCAGTTGCAAATAGAGAAGTTGGTGGACCAGTTGTTTGTCAAAACATTGTAAGGGTCATAAGAAATTTGAGCTTTTAAGGCAAGAAGAGCAGATTGATCGATGGTAAGGTTGGGAACAGTTGCAATAACTAAGCTTGCCATGTAAAATTGCCACATGATCAGAGGTGACACACAAAGGGGGAATAAGAAACAAGTTTTCTCCATGAGGACTGTATGTTGGTCGAGGTAAAGGGGATTAGTGCGAGTTCAAGTGAGactatacatacatatatataaaagaagatcCCACcatcaaaaaagagaaaggaaaaagaattgaGAACCCGAGTCACTAACATGTACAACCATATTTTCTTCGTCTAGCAAGACTTTACCTGGCTTAAGGACGCCGTGCACAGAGTTATAGAAAGTAGAATAGTCATGATGAAGACATTCCAAGTCAATGTCAATGCTGATGTCCAATCGTTCATGGTCGACATTAAGAAAATTGGTGTAAGTGAGAATAACGACTTTGACAAGGTTGTCATGAGTTGACAGCAACGATTGATAGACGGGAAATGcacatctcaaaaaaaaaatttcaaaatttgattctcATGTCATAAtctcattaaatttattatttttaaaaaatgtgtcacaatcttatgaAATTGtgatacattatttaaaaataaaatttttttaaaaaaaaatttaaaaagtctagcatttctcttaattaacaCTTAACGGCAATGATTAATCGAgccatgtaatttccatataatctaatttagtcattcatgcaatgctttttttttccccctctttttTCTATTCCATTCATCCGATGCTTAAtgcttcaagttcatttcacaagaaaaaaattgctcGAACAGTTGCCGGTTTATACCATGTAAATATTTCCATGAGAATGCTGAAAAAATCACCTCTTGTATATATTGTTCCTTCTCTTCCAACTAAATACATTTATAATCATGATTGAATTACTTTAACCACTAAAAACCAGGGGCGGAACTAGACATTAAAGTGTGGGAGAGACATAACTGAAAAAGGGtataaaatttagagagaattttaaaattttgaagagacatttgttaattttggaagagagattatataaaaagcataaaattttaaaataatttaaaaataatgagggGACATTAGTCCCTTAAAGTCCTACCTAATTCAGCCCCTCCAAAAAGTTTGAAACCACGGAACTATATATCAATTCTATGGTGCTCCCTAAAGTCACTAAAAAGACAACACCAAGCAAGTTGCATTGCTCAACTTCTTTCCAAGTCCATGTCAATGCTGATGTCCAGTCTTTCCTGGCCGACAAAATTTCAGacaatttcttctttgaaacttgtGAGTGATCCTTGATACATTTATTTCCATGAGCATAATTGATTACGGCAAAACATGGTAAACATGACCTCTTGTATATATTGTTCCTTTTCTTCTGGCTAAATACATTTAGTCGAATTCTTAATTTGACATCGAATCCTCCCGGTAGCAATAAATTGGGACTAGGAAAGTCTTCCTGATGATAGTGATGGATCTCTCTAGGAATTATTTCGGGGAGATTTACAGGACTTGACTATGCCATTAATAACTTTTGGCACTTGCAATTCTTGGACCTCAACTAGTTGGATCGTTGTGGAAAAATTGCCAATGAAGTAATGGTTAGCATAAACATATTTAATATGCTAAACTAATacgcagcggaaaataaaagaaaagatttagggttttgttcAAGCATTTTCAAGAActtcttaaaacaaaataataagatgTATCTTTTCACCTATGCCTACTGAATGTCGTACTAATGTCTTTTATACTtaatatctttttaaaaaatatttaaaatttcgtGTGAGCGGTAAATTGGTAATTATGTAATCCAAAGAGTTCAATCGATCATTAACTtgtatcatgattgatcgaactagGTGCATCGAGATGATTCTTCAATCCAAAGAGTTTGGTCGATCCTTCGAtcttatcatgatcgatcagactagtgCACCGTGATGATAAAAAATCCAAGAGTTCAATAGACCCTTCAAtggtatcacgatcgatcagactagtgcacaaagataatacaaaattcataaagtttgattgatcattcAATCGTACCACGATGGATCAAACTAATGCATGAGGATCAATTGGACGTTCAAACGAATCTTAAATCGTGTTAAATTCGATTGATCCTTCGATTTTGTCCTTTTCTGTAATAGGAGGATGCTCAAGAAATTACCACAATCAATAATCTTGTAGAGTGAAGCAAACATATATGACATGTCTGCAAAGTGTACTTGGAGAAGCCATCAATTAGTTATGACTTGGGTAATTTCAGTATTGATCACTCGGAATTATTCAGTATGGAAAATGCTCAACATTCCGTCACTTACATGGTTGTACTTGGAATTTGtgagaaagaacaagaagatgtacaaccatatatattttcatcatcTAGCAAGACTTTACCTGGCTTAAGGACGCCGTGCACAGAGTTGTAGAAAGTAGCATAGTCATGATGAAGACATTCCAAGTCAATGTCAATGCTGATGTCCAATCGTTCATGGTCGACATTAAGAAATTTGGTATAAGTGAGAATAACGACTTTGACAAGGTTGTCATGACTTGACTGAAACAATTAATCAACGGAAAATGCTatgcatctaaaaaaaaaaaaaaaatccaaatttgattaTCAAATGATGTATTATAACCTCAtaaaatctattattttaaaaaaaaaaaaaaaaaaaaaaaaaaaaaaaaatgtgtcacaatctcatgaatttgtgacacatcattttggaacaaaattttgaaagaaaaatttgagaagtctaacatttctcttaatcAAAACTTGACAGCAACGATTAATCGAGCCATGTAATTTCCATGTAATTTAATTTAGTCATTCATGCAATGCTTTATTTTttcccccctcttttttttattccattcaTCCAATGCTTAAtgcttcaagttcatttcacTAGAAAAAATTGCTCGAACAGTTTCCGGTTTATACCACGTAAATATTTCCATGAGAATGCTGAAAAAATCACCTCTTGTATATATTGTTCCTTCTCTTCCAACTAAATACATTTATAATCATCATTGAATTACTTTAACCACTAAAACCAGGGGCGGAAGCCGCAGAACTAGACATTAAAGTGTGGGAGAGACATAACTGAAAAAGGGtataaaatttagagagaattttaaaattttgaagagacatttgttaattttggaagagagattatataaaaagcataaattttttttaaaataattttaaaattttgaggggACATTAGTCCCTTAAAGTCCTACCTAATTCTGCCCCTCCAAAAAGTTTGAAACCACGGAACTATCAATTCTATGGTGCTCCCTAAAGTCACTAATAAGACAACTTTAAGCAAGTTGCATTGCTCAAATTCTTGCTATGCCATTAATATATTTTGGCACTTGCAATTCTTGGACCTCAACTAATTGGATCGATGCATGTGGAAAAATTGCCAATGAAGTAATGTCCTTCCAGAAACGTCACGGTTCAAGCATTAATCTTGGGGACTGAGGCATGCACTGTGGATGTGGTGCAAATTTGGATTTCAACTTAATATCAAGGCCTATCCTTGGGTCCTCaagcaaacacacacacacaaacaccgAATGACACAGATAGGATTGGGTCTTGTGGATACCTTTCTCAGATTCAATGCCGTGTTATCCCCGTAAAGAATGATAACAAAAAGATGGccctcaaattcaatgatagtgGACGATACAAATGTTGAACGCAAGCGTGACCTTGACTAACAGAATTGCAATGTACAAGCTAGAATCAAGAATCAATAATCAGAaagtagagagaaagagagaagatgaaATGCATGTGGAGAACGaatgatttcaattaatattcTATGTAAATGATGCGAAGAATCCTATCTTTACATGAGTATAAAAACAGTGTAAagtaactaattaactatcttcATTACATCACGTGTCACGTGTCAGTAACTAACTTTCTTAACTTTCATCATCTAGCAAGACTTTACCTGGCTTAAGGACGCCGTGCACAGAGTTGTAGAAAGTAGCATAGTCATGATGAAGACATTCCAAGTCAATGTCAATGCTGATGTCCAATCGTTCATGGTCGACATTAAGAAAATTGGTGTAAGTGAAAATAACGACTTTGACAAGGTTGTCATGACTTGACTGAAACAATTAATCAACGGAAAATGCTatacatttcaaaaaaaaatttcaaaatttaattctCAAATAAAGTCACTAATAAGACAACACCAAGCAAGTTGCATTGCTCAACTTCTTGCTATGCCATTAATATCTTTTGGCACTTGCAATTCTTGGACCTCAACTAATTGATTCGATGCATGTGGAAAAATTGCCAATGAAGTAATGTCCTTCCAGAAACGTCACGGTTCAAGCATTAATCTTGGGGACTGATGCATGCACTATGGATGCATGTGTTGCAAATTTGAGCCGAGTAAGCTTATTTGGAATTCAACTTAATATCAAGGCCTATCCTTGGGCCCTCAagtaaacacacacacacacaaacaccgAGTGACACAGATAGGATTGGGTCTTGTGGATACCTTTCTCAAATTCAATGCCGTGTTATCCCCGTAAAGAATGATAACAAAAGGATGGgcctcaaattcaatgatagtgGACGATACAAATGTTGAACGCAAGCGTGACCTTGACTAACAGAATTGCAATGTACAAGCTAGAATCAAGAATCAATAATCAGAaagtagagagaaagagagaagatgaaATGCATGTGGAGAACGaatgatttcaattaatattcCATGTAAATGATACGAAGAATCCTATCTTTACATGAGTATAAAAACAGAGTAAagtaactaattaactatcttcATTACATCACGTGTCACGTGTTAGTAACTAATTGTCTAACTAATAAGTTTAACTAAggttgtaataatttttttattattcccattttttttttgctccaaTGTTACTGACTTGTTGAAAGTTGTgtacatatatgtataatttgggttttttttttttttttttttttttttttttttttaatgtttttatggaCCAGGTATTTCGGTCCATAAGTATTAaattggttaattaattaatttttttttcattattattattattttttaacaatgctgcatgtGCCAAGCGGAGACGAGATCATCCAACAGTtagacggagttgcgtttgggaaTGAGAATGCGGGTAAGAAAGGAAATGGAAGAAGCGGAGGAGTGCAGCAAGCTCTGATGATGTgctgtggaagaagaaaagtattttttttagactgCCGTATGGGAAAGACAATCTGCTTCAGCACAATCTTGATatca contains these protein-coding regions:
- the LOC133876227 gene encoding probable LRR receptor-like serine/threonine-protein kinase At3g47570; translation: MASLVIATVPNLTIDQSALLALKAQISYDPYNVLTNNWSTNFSICNWVGITCGSNHHRVIALNLSYMDLVGTIPPHLGNLSFLSSLNIENNSFHGSIPNELSHLYRLKIIDLSHNQLSGSIPSSIFNIYSLKHIYLYDNMLSGLMPSIISNISSLQVIHLEANKLYGTIPHTLFKCKQLQYLSLANNNLSGSVPLEIGDLTMLRDLYLYNNVFGGTIPPTLFKCKQLQILSLWNNKFTGRVPQGIKNLTMLIALGLSHNNFGGAIPSEIGNLQSIKLFDVSFNNFIGPIPFEIFNISTVQVISMVCNNFSGHLPSNVGLFLPNLQQLILWENQLSGAIPSSISNASQLTLLDLSDNSFSGLIPKALGNLRFLTGLGVANNNLTIESSTPEFNFFSSLSNLTYLKQLQLSGNLLNNILSDSIGNLPTSLEELYIDHCNIKGNIPRDIGNLSNLMTLSLQFNELTGPIPTTVGKLHKLQGLRVDNNRLEGLIPFDLCHLESLFELNLGHNELSGPIPTCVNNLTFLRYLYLHFNELTSEIPLSLWSLSYILKVDLSSNSLNGSLSLEIRNLKVLMELQLSRNQLSGDIPTTIGDLNDLVNLSLADNRLEGSIPESFSKLISLEFLDLSINNLSGEIPKSLEGLSQLKYLNVSSNRLEGKIPVGGPFVYFFAASFMSNDGLCGAPRLQVPPCKEGASRPKNTAVASILKYVLPTIGLTMLVVAFVLEWTRRQKRNAKLLVETNSPQLATWKRISQQELFQATKGFNASNLLGKGSFGLVYQGTLSDGMIVAIKVFNLVVEGAFKSFETECGVLRNIRHRNLIKIISTCSNNDFKAFVLEYMPNGSLQKWLYSQDCCLSILQRLNIMIDVASALEYLHYGYSTPIVHCDLKPSNILLDEDMVSHVADFGIVKLLGDKDSMMQTMTLATIGYMAPEYGLEGIVSTSGDVYSYGILLMETFTRKKPTDDMFGGEMSLKRWVEESLPFSVTNVVDAYLLRTEKDYASMENCMSSIMRLALQCCDELHEQRINAKRILITLNKIKLNFLQDIDGS